A single genomic interval of halophilic archaeon DL31 harbors:
- a CDS encoding sugar-specific transcriptional regulator TrmB (KEGG: hbo:Hbor_38510 sugar-specific transcriptional regulator TrmB): MPIDIETFEQNSEFDNGQTNAERILRFLARNNDRAFERNEIAEATGMNPNTVSAVLSRLKERGFVRHKPPYWAIADDTERLERYSGYERATALFNDRLGEEDKELWREHASDEPHPNQENEQ; this comes from the coding sequence ATGCCCATCGATATCGAGACGTTCGAGCAGAACTCGGAGTTCGACAACGGCCAGACCAATGCCGAACGGATTCTCCGGTTCCTTGCCCGGAACAACGACCGGGCGTTCGAGCGCAACGAGATCGCCGAAGCGACCGGGATGAATCCGAATACGGTGAGCGCCGTCCTCTCGCGGCTCAAGGAGCGCGGATTTGTAAGGCATAAGCCTCCGTACTGGGCAATAGCCGATGATACCGAGCGGCTCGAAAGATACAGTGGCTACGAGCGGGCGACTGCCCTGTTCAATGATCGGCTTGGCGAGGAAGACAAGGAGTTGTGGCGCGAGCACGCGTCCGACGAGCCGCATCCGAACCAGGAGAACGAGCAGTGA